A region of Thermococcus piezophilus DNA encodes the following proteins:
- the glp gene encoding gephyrin-like molybdotransferase Glp has translation MREFKRLTPYKEAFELMLNDLREIGGVEEVPLDEAYGRVLAEDVVSPIDSPPFDRSAVDGYAVRAEDTFQAREYHPIGLEVIDEITAGMESGKEVTSGKAVKLMTGNKMPKGANAVIMQEMVKREGDRIYVLRPVAPGQNVASAGEDVKKGEVVLRKGQILRPQEVSLLKSIGFKSVKVKRKPRVGIIITGDELIEEFDEEALKAGKILESNSALLKGLVRQYFGEPVFYGVIPDNEEKIKAAIEKAKAENDLVLVTGGSAFGDKDFAHRFVRLLFHGTTIKPGRPIGYGERVFIMSGYPVAVFVQFYLYVKHALAKLVGAKNYEIRVYAKLAERVSSQLGRHEFIKVWYENGVARPIKKKGSGIISSLVKSNGYIVIPEDSEGYLKGETVEVVLY, from the coding sequence ATGAGGGAGTTCAAACGCCTGACTCCATACAAGGAAGCCTTTGAGCTGATGCTCAATGACCTGAGGGAAATAGGTGGGGTTGAAGAAGTACCACTCGACGAGGCCTATGGCAGGGTCTTAGCTGAGGACGTTGTTTCTCCCATAGACAGTCCTCCCTTTGACCGTTCGGCTGTCGATGGCTACGCAGTTAGAGCAGAGGACACATTCCAGGCGAGGGAGTACCATCCTATAGGGCTTGAGGTCATAGACGAGATAACCGCCGGCATGGAGAGCGGGAAAGAGGTCACCAGCGGAAAGGCTGTGAAGCTGATGACGGGCAACAAAATGCCCAAAGGCGCGAATGCAGTAATAATGCAGGAGATGGTGAAGCGCGAGGGAGACAGGATTTATGTCCTTAGACCGGTAGCCCCAGGCCAGAACGTGGCCTCCGCCGGTGAGGACGTGAAGAAGGGTGAGGTCGTCCTGAGAAAGGGACAGATTCTCAGGCCACAAGAGGTCAGTCTGCTCAAGAGCATCGGGTTTAAGAGCGTTAAGGTCAAAAGAAAGCCCCGCGTTGGGATAATCATAACTGGAGATGAGCTTATCGAGGAGTTCGACGAGGAAGCCCTTAAAGCCGGCAAGATACTCGAGAGCAACTCCGCCCTGCTCAAGGGATTAGTGAGGCAGTACTTCGGGGAGCCAGTCTTCTACGGCGTCATCCCAGACAACGAGGAGAAAATTAAAGCAGCAATAGAAAAGGCCAAGGCCGAGAACGACCTCGTTCTCGTCACTGGCGGAAGCGCCTTTGGTGACAAGGACTTCGCCCACCGCTTCGTCAGGCTCCTCTTCCACGGAACGACGATAAAGCCAGGAAGGCCAATAGGCTACGGTGAGAGGGTCTTCATTATGAGTGGCTATCCCGTTGCAGTCTTCGTGCAGTTCTACCTCTATGTCAAGCATGCTTTAGCGAAACTCGTCGGAGCTAAAAACTATGAGATCAGAGTTTACGCAAAGCTGGCCGAGAGGGTTTCGAGTCAGCTTGGGAGGCATGAGTTCATCAAGGTCTGGTACGAAAACGGTGTTGCAAGACCGATTAAGAAAAAGGGCAGCGGGATAATAAGCTCACTCGTTAAGAGCAATGGCTACATCGTGATTCCAGAGGACAGTGAGGGTTATTTAAAAGGGGAAACCGTAGAGGTCGTGCTTTATTAA
- a CDS encoding DUF835 domain-containing protein produces the protein MDSIQALVFVEAIIVMAADLIAAGLIFRIYLHNKRRSALAFSMAWIFDFIAIFLTSLSDPVLQLLGSISLPVFSSLIFYGAIEFLEEESICVQHRTLVMLVPMPVLFMLYMLGANIYTQDPMWTATSAATLGISGIFVIAGGLLLRETEEIYKSAIKYLYLSIILFGLHLVPAALFGLNDWYRPIGFTISTVLIVSMVIAMLRLVSSESFRPPAKENGNPADIKPGVLVLDWQEYQKIKKLLNTAPVLAFIRDVLDVSDKWIYYFVTTIPFKGKFKNTIYPTDLVRITEISYRYLEEFSRSGKHGIIVIDCLEYLTVYNSWESLMKFLSKLRDFVIVNNGTLIIVLEKESLDSRFYAQLRKLVE, from the coding sequence GTATATACCTCCATAATAAGAGACGGTCTGCTCTCGCGTTCTCAATGGCGTGGATCTTTGATTTCATTGCCATATTTCTCACGTCTCTCAGCGATCCGGTTCTTCAGTTGCTCGGTTCGATATCCCTCCCGGTGTTTTCATCGCTTATATTCTACGGGGCCATAGAATTTCTTGAAGAGGAATCAATATGCGTGCAGCACAGAACCCTCGTGATGCTCGTTCCGATGCCGGTACTCTTTATGTTGTATATGCTTGGTGCTAACATATATACTCAAGACCCCATGTGGACAGCAACAAGCGCTGCTACCTTGGGCATAAGCGGGATATTTGTCATCGCTGGTGGGCTCTTGCTCAGAGAGACCGAGGAAATATACAAAAGCGCTATTAAGTACCTTTACTTGAGCATTATACTCTTCGGGCTACACCTGGTACCTGCTGCGCTCTTTGGACTCAACGACTGGTACCGGCCTATAGGATTCACCATTTCAACCGTACTGATAGTTAGCATGGTAATTGCGATGTTGAGGCTCGTATCGTCAGAGTCCTTCAGACCCCCAGCGAAAGAAAATGGGAATCCCGCGGACATCAAGCCCGGAGTTCTTGTTCTAGATTGGCAAGAATACCAGAAGATCAAGAAACTACTAAACACTGCACCAGTGCTCGCTTTTATCAGAGACGTACTGGACGTTTCGGACAAATGGATATACTACTTTGTCACCACTATCCCCTTCAAGGGCAAGTTTAAGAATACCATATACCCAACAGACCTAGTGAGGATAACCGAGATTTCCTACAGGTATCTGGAGGAGTTTTCACGGTCAGGAAAGCATGGAATAATTGTAATTGACTGTTTGGAATACCTCACAGTCTACAACTCCTGGGAAAGCCTCATGAAGTTTCTGTCCAAACTCAGGGACTTCGTCATCGTCAATAACGGCACTCTCATCATCGTTTTGGAGAAGGAGAGCCTAGACTCTCGGTTCTATGCCCAGCTCAGAAAGCTTGTTGAGTAA
- a CDS encoding MogA/MoaB family molybdenum cofactor biosynthesis protein, whose product MGVEEHRKKAPKKFKFAVITVSDTASRGEKEDASGKFLVEALKESGNENVHYTIVPDEKLAIIKAVIESIEKGADVIVTTGGTGITSRDVTIESIRTLFDKELVGFGEVFRLRSYEEIGTAVVLTRATAGIIRNDGRAIVVFCLPGSLNAVKTGVEIIKREAYHILKHARE is encoded by the coding sequence ATGGGAGTGGAAGAACATAGGAAAAAAGCGCCGAAGAAGTTTAAGTTTGCAGTTATAACGGTCAGCGATACCGCAAGCAGAGGAGAGAAAGAGGACGCCAGCGGAAAGTTTCTTGTGGAGGCTCTGAAAGAGAGTGGAAACGAGAATGTCCATTACACTATCGTGCCGGACGAAAAGCTGGCAATAATCAAAGCAGTCATTGAGTCTATCGAAAAAGGTGCCGATGTGATCGTTACCACAGGCGGAACGGGAATAACTAGCAGGGATGTCACGATAGAGAGCATAAGAACGCTTTTCGATAAGGAGCTGGTTGGCTTTGGCGAGGTCTTCAGGCTGAGGAGCTATGAAGAGATTGGAACAGCCGTCGTTCTCACCAGGGCAACCGCTGGAATCATTAGGAACGATGGCAGGGCCATAGTTGTCTTCTGCCTGCCGGGAAGCCTGAACGCAGTCAAGACCGGAGTGGAGATAATAAAAAGGGAAGCCTATCATATACTCAAGCACGCGAGGGAGTGA